The following are from one region of the Aspergillus luchuensis IFO 4308 DNA, chromosome 4, nearly complete sequence genome:
- a CDS encoding LysM peptidoglycan-binding domain-containing protein (COG:S;~EggNog:ENOG410PHCM;~InterPro:IPR018392,IPR036779;~PFAM:PF01476;~SECRETED:SignalP(1-17)): protein MYLTYITLFTLLSLASAAAHIPRDGTPTTLTAAAAINAVATPSPIQPGMTSNCDSFHLVSSTDTCVTIASSAGITLADFYSWNPGVGSGCDTLWLGYYVCTGVSDTTTTTTTSTTTTSTTTSVTTPLPTQSGMVSNCDAFYLVASGDTCTTVAQKKSVSVTDIIAWNPAVGTGCTNLWLGYYICVGVL, encoded by the coding sequence ATGTATCTCACTTACAtcaccctcttcaccctcctctcACTCGCCTCAGCCGCAGCACACATCCCCCGCGACGGCActcccaccaccctcacAGCCGCCGCAGCCATCAATGCCGTGGCTACCCCTTCCCCAATCCAGCCCGGCATGACCAGCAACTGTGACTCCTTCCACCTAGTATCCAGCACCGACACCTGCGTCACCATTGCCTCCAGCGCCGGTATCACACTTGCCGACTTCTACTCGTGGAATCCGGGTGTTGGCTCCGGCTGCGACACTCTCTGGCTGGGGTACTATGTCTGTACCGGAGTGAGTgacactaccaccactacaaCCACATCTACGactaccacctccaccaccacgagTGTTACCACCCCATTGCCCACTCAATCGGGGATGGTGAGTAACTGCGATGCCTTCTATCTGGTTGCCTCTGGGGATACCTGTACGACAGtggcgcagaagaagagtgTGTCAGTGACGGATATTATCGCTTGGAACCCGGCAGTGGGGACGGGTTGTACTAATTTGTGGTTGGGATATTACATCTGTGTGGGGGTGTTGTAA
- a CDS encoding cyclic pyranopterin monophosphate synthase MoaC (COG:H;~EggNog:ENOG410QE4C;~InterPro:IPR002820,IPR023045,IPR036522;~PFAM:PF01967;~go_process: GO:0006777 - Mo-molybdopterin cofactor biosynthetic process [Evidence IEA]) has translation MIELLWRSQGAAPLLSSLRCPRNYSTHHAARLPSCNPILLIDNPSLRSQHSSNYKPTPSIPRQTPGQRIPRSYLPQLRHHHTLRANNNNESSTTITNNNTQPISLPTTPDPDLPHLNASQNVHMTKITEKPITSRLATATCHIQFSNPRPWEILRDGGMTKKGDVFSVARIAGIMAAKRTPDIIPLCHPGIGITGVEVDVELVGPEAASAKHGDDSGKWDLGHGGMRVVASVSCEGRTGVEMEAMTATMGAALTVYDMLKAVDKGMVVEGVRLLEKKGGKSGHWVREDSTSSTSRGGSEK, from the exons ATGATTGAACTCCTATGGCGCAGTCAGGGAGCTGCGCCGCTTTTGTCATCCCTTCGCTGTCCCCGCAACTATTCAACTCATCACGCCGCCAGATTACCCAGCTGCAACCCCATATTACTTATTG ATAACCCATCATTGCGAAGCCAGCATTCTTCGAACTATAAgcccactccctccatcccccgCCAAACACCAGGGCAGCGCATCCCACGATCATACCTCCCCCAATTGagacaccaccacacctTGCGtgcaaacaacaacaatgagtcatccaccaccatcaccaacaacaacacccaacctatctccctccccacaacCCCGGACCCGGACCTTCCACACCTCAACGCCTCGCAAAACGTACACATGACCAAAATCACCGAAAAACCCATAACCTCCCGCCTTGCTACAGCAACCTGCCACATCCAATTCTCCAACCCGCGGCCCTGGGAGATCCTGCGCGACGGCGGGATGACCAAAAAGGGGGATGTGTTTAGTGTAGCGCGCATCGCGGGGATTATGGCTGCGAAGAGGACACCGGATATTATACCCCTGTGTCATCCGGGGATAGGGATcacgggggtggaggtggatgtggagttGGTTGGGCCGGAGGCTGCGTCGGCTAagcatggtgatgatagcGGTAAGTGGGATTTAGGGCATGGGGGAATGAGGGTCGTGGCTAGTGTGAGTTGTGAGGGACGGacgggggtggagatggaggctaTGACGGCGACAATGGGGGCGGCGTTGACGGTATATGATATGTTGAAGGCGGTGGATAAGGGGATGGTAGTTGAGGGGGTGAGgctgttggagaagaagggggggaagagtggGCATTGGGTTAGGGAAGATTCTAcgagtagtactagtagaggTGGTTCTGAGAAGTga